A genomic region of Deinococcus sp. KSM4-11 contains the following coding sequences:
- a CDS encoding ABC transporter permease yields MTTTAPTPPQSAPRQRGQSQLSVAWGQFRKNRLARFGGVCLILLYVMALFAPFIAPDGLSNYSTTNITKFHPPTPIHIRNPKTGAYTRPFVFQYTQQLNMDTFVNEVRPTEEMCPIYLGARGDSYKLFGLIPSNVHLFGTGNPDCKVYLFGAETLGRDLFTRVMYASQISLTIGLGATILTTLIGLFAGAAAAYFGGVVDTLVMRLVEVLAAIPTLFLLILLRAIFPQNINPIFALYVVLLLLAFVSWGGLARVTRGQLLSVRELDFVAAAKSLGASDNRIMWRHLLPTMTTYTIVTLSLGIPAAILTESGLSFLGIGAVEPYVSWGSLLTQAQEGGFSSFTSRPWVLIPGFFIVFTVMCFQLLGDGLRDAFDPRKRQ; encoded by the coding sequence GTGACGACCACTGCACCTACGCCCCCGCAGTCCGCGCCACGTCAGCGTGGGCAGTCCCAGCTCAGCGTCGCCTGGGGCCAGTTCCGCAAGAACCGCCTGGCCCGCTTCGGTGGGGTGTGCCTGATCCTGCTCTACGTGATGGCGCTGTTCGCACCCTTCATCGCCCCAGATGGCCTGTCGAACTACTCGACGACCAACATCACCAAGTTCCACCCGCCCACCCCGATTCACATTCGCAATCCAAAAACCGGCGCCTACACCCGGCCGTTCGTGTTCCAGTACACGCAACAGCTGAACATGGACACCTTCGTGAACGAGGTGCGGCCCACCGAGGAGATGTGCCCCATCTACCTCGGTGCCCGGGGCGACTCCTATAAGCTCTTCGGTCTGATCCCGAGCAACGTCCACCTGTTCGGGACGGGCAATCCGGACTGCAAGGTGTACCTGTTCGGCGCCGAGACCCTCGGCCGCGACCTGTTCACGCGCGTCATGTACGCCTCACAGATCTCGCTGACCATCGGCCTGGGCGCCACCATCCTCACCACCCTGATCGGCCTGTTCGCTGGGGCTGCCGCCGCGTACTTCGGTGGCGTGGTCGACACGCTGGTCATGCGTCTGGTCGAGGTGCTGGCCGCGATTCCCACGCTGTTCCTGCTGATCCTGCTGCGCGCCATCTTCCCGCAGAACATCAACCCGATCTTCGCGCTGTACGTGGTGCTGCTGCTGCTGGCCTTCGTCAGCTGGGGCGGCCTGGCACGAGTCACCCGTGGGCAACTCCTCAGCGTGCGCGAGCTGGACTTCGTGGCGGCGGCCAAATCACTCGGCGCGAGCGACAACCGCATCATGTGGCGGCACCTGCTGCCCACCATGACCACGTACACCATCGTGACCCTTAGCCTCGGGATTCCCGCCGCGATCCTCACGGAATCCGGCCTGAGCTTTCTGGGTATCGGCGCCGTGGAACCCTACGTCTCGTGGGGCAGTCTGCTCACCCAGGCGCAGGAGGGCGGCTTCTCCAGCTTCACGTCGCGGCCGTGGGTGCTGATCCCGGGATTCTTCATCGTGTTCACGGTTATGTGCTTCCAGCTGCTCGGCGACGGCTTGAGGGACGCGTTTGACCCTCGCAAACGGCAGTAA
- a CDS encoding ABC transporter ATP-binding protein gives MTHQGETLLAVNGLKTYFYTDDGVVKSVDGVTFHIKKGETLAVVGESGSGKSVTSLSVMRLIAMPPGKIVEGEILFTGKDGVQKNLVSLPESDMRKIRGNDISMIFQEPMTSLNPVYTVGDQIAEAVQLHQGKNKKEAMGVATDMLRFVGIPAPEKRVHEYPHQMSGGMRQRVMIAMALSCNPALLIADEPTTALDVTIQAQILDLMRKLQTDIGMSILFITHNLGVVAEMADRVVVMYGGRVVEEGDVIEIFKAPRHPYTMGLLNSIPRPGEYTHIPGQPKPRLEAIPGNVPNPLNLPPGCAFEPRCKFAVPDCSKAVPALEDTGHGHMARCIRWREFEQAQAEVTA, from the coding sequence ATGACCCACCAGGGCGAGACCCTACTGGCCGTGAACGGCCTGAAGACCTACTTCTACACCGACGACGGCGTCGTGAAAAGTGTGGACGGCGTGACCTTCCACATCAAGAAGGGCGAAACCCTGGCCGTCGTGGGTGAATCCGGCTCCGGCAAGAGCGTGACCAGCCTGTCGGTCATGCGGCTGATCGCCATGCCCCCCGGCAAGATCGTCGAGGGCGAGATCCTGTTCACCGGGAAGGACGGCGTGCAGAAGAATCTCGTCTCCTTGCCCGAGTCGGACATGCGCAAGATCCGCGGCAACGACATCTCCATGATCTTCCAGGAACCCATGACCTCGCTGAACCCGGTGTACACGGTCGGCGACCAGATCGCCGAGGCCGTGCAGCTGCACCAGGGCAAGAACAAGAAAGAGGCCATGGGCGTAGCCACCGATATGCTGCGCTTCGTGGGTATTCCCGCTCCGGAAAAGCGCGTGCACGAGTACCCGCATCAGATGTCCGGCGGGATGCGCCAGCGCGTCATGATCGCCATGGCCCTGAGCTGCAACCCGGCCCTGCTGATCGCGGACGAGCCGACCACGGCGCTCGACGTGACCATCCAGGCGCAGATCCTCGATCTGATGCGCAAGCTCCAGACCGACATTGGCATGAGCATCCTGTTCATCACGCACAACCTGGGTGTGGTGGCCGAGATGGCCGACCGCGTAGTGGTCATGTACGGCGGCCGCGTGGTCGAGGAAGGCGACGTGATCGAGATCTTCAAGGCGCCCCGTCACCCCTACACCATGGGCCTGCTGAACTCGATTCCGCGTCCCGGCGAGTACACGCACATTCCGGGGCAGCCCAAACCGCGCCTGGAAGCCATTCCCGGCAACGTCCCCAACCCCCTGAACCTGCCGCCCGGCTGCGCCTTCGAGCCCCGCTGCAAGTTCGCCGTGCCGGACTGCTCCAAGGCGGTGCCCGCGCTGGAGGACACCGGTCACGGCCACATGGCCCGCTGCATCCGCTGGCGTGAATTCGAACAGGCCCAGGCCGAGGTGACCGCATGA
- a CDS encoding ABC transporter ATP-binding protein, with the protein MTAPAPSTYTGVDRGMAAKGDTLLDVQHLEKYFPIRGGLLSRVVANVKAVNDISFNIKRGEVVGLVGESGSGKTTAGRAILRLIEPTGGQVIFNGTDITKLSKSQMRDYRREMQIIFQDPFASLNPRMTVSDIIGEAMQIHNLHPGKGRIDRIAELLQRVGLRPEHMRRYPHEFSGGQRQRIGIARALAVDPTFIVADEPVSALDVSIQAQVVNLMQDLQEELGLTVLFIAHDLHVVEYICDRMIVMYLGRIMEIAPSRELNTAPKHPYTEALLSAAPVPDPTVKRQRIILEGDIPSPINPPSGCVFRTRCRYAIAECEHTVPELREVSPNHFKACIRDDIL; encoded by the coding sequence ATGACCGCCCCCGCCCCCAGCACCTATACCGGCGTCGACCGCGGCATGGCCGCCAAGGGCGACACGCTCCTGGACGTCCAGCACCTCGAGAAGTACTTCCCGATCCGCGGCGGCCTGCTGTCGCGCGTGGTCGCGAATGTGAAGGCCGTGAACGACATCTCGTTCAACATCAAGCGCGGCGAGGTCGTCGGGCTGGTCGGCGAGTCCGGCTCCGGCAAGACGACCGCCGGGCGCGCCATCCTGCGCCTGATCGAGCCCACCGGCGGGCAGGTGATCTTCAACGGCACGGACATCACCAAGCTGTCCAAGTCGCAGATGCGCGATTACCGCCGCGAGATGCAGATCATCTTCCAGGATCCCTTCGCCTCGCTGAACCCCCGCATGACCGTCTCCGACATCATCGGCGAGGCCATGCAGATCCACAACCTGCATCCCGGCAAGGGCCGCATCGACCGCATTGCCGAGCTGCTGCAACGCGTCGGTCTGCGGCCCGAGCACATGCGCCGCTACCCGCACGAGTTCAGCGGCGGGCAGCGCCAGCGCATCGGGATTGCCCGCGCCCTGGCCGTCGATCCCACCTTCATCGTGGCCGATGAACCGGTGTCGGCGCTCGACGTGTCGATCCAGGCGCAGGTCGTGAACCTGATGCAGGATCTGCAGGAGGAACTCGGCCTGACCGTGCTGTTCATCGCGCACGACCTGCACGTCGTGGAGTACATCTGCGACCGCATGATCGTGATGTACCTGGGCCGCATCATGGAGATCGCCCCAAGCCGCGAGCTGAACACCGCGCCAAAGCACCCGTACACCGAAGCGCTGCTCTCGGCGGCGCCGGTGCCCGACCCGACCGTGAAGCGTCAGCGCATCATCCTGGAAGGGGATATTCCCAGCCCGATCAACCCGCCGTCCGGCTGCGTGTTCCGCACGCGCTGCCGCTACGCGATCGCCGAGTGCGAGCACACCGTACCGGAGCTGCGGGAAGTGAGCCCGAACCACTTCAAGGCCTGTATCCGCGACGACATCCTGTAA
- a CDS encoding DUF4139 domain-containing protein: protein MKPSSNRCALLAAALISSQALATDLRIYPSFTEVRQPVTSTGTTLDVTLPQAAWENVLAGSLDLEGLPFDSVAQTQQANWLSGLEGKTVYLRRGDKTEPVTLVRARDLLVKDAQGRFFNVNFGDLQFTAPPPLNPQSPSQTLTYTLPKAGSGTLTYLTRAITWAPRYTLKASSDGANLSALADLRNTTELPYTVKATELYAGDVTVQANPQAEASGYANDALMRAVPSAAAPAPKIQSQGELRGLTRYDLTTPFTLPANSVITLPFLTPKLTKFERYVGLDTYFNSGTQDGTLNRFYRLEADQRLPAGPLTVREDGRLVGQTSLPDTREGGTINFSLGEDPDVEYTRTAQLVRQDKDTKGNVTRTTYKVTYAFESSKDRPIRAEISERIGGRIIIIDALSPVQNQGVASLKLDIPAKGKISKSFTVVIANS, encoded by the coding sequence ATGAAACCCAGTTCCAACCGATGCGCTCTGCTCGCCGCCGCCCTCATCTCGTCCCAGGCCCTCGCCACGGATCTGCGCATCTACCCGTCCTTTACCGAAGTCCGTCAGCCCGTCACGTCCACCGGCACCACGCTGGACGTCACCCTGCCCCAGGCCGCGTGGGAAAACGTCCTGGCGGGATCGCTCGACCTGGAGGGCCTGCCCTTCGACAGTGTGGCCCAGACGCAGCAGGCCAACTGGCTGAGTGGCCTGGAAGGCAAGACTGTGTACCTGCGCCGGGGCGACAAGACCGAACCCGTCACGCTCGTGCGCGCCCGTGACCTGCTGGTCAAGGACGCGCAGGGACGGTTTTTCAACGTGAACTTCGGCGACCTGCAGTTCACCGCTCCCCCGCCGCTGAACCCCCAGAGCCCCAGTCAGACCCTCACGTACACCCTGCCCAAGGCCGGGAGCGGCACGCTGACCTACCTGACCCGCGCCATCACCTGGGCGCCGCGCTACACCCTGAAGGCCAGCAGTGACGGCGCGAACCTGAGCGCTCTGGCCGACCTGCGCAACACCACGGAACTGCCGTACACGGTCAAGGCCACGGAACTGTATGCCGGCGACGTGACCGTGCAGGCCAACCCACAGGCCGAGGCGTCAGGCTACGCCAACGACGCGCTCATGCGCGCCGTGCCCAGCGCCGCCGCGCCCGCCCCCAAGATCCAGAGCCAGGGCGAACTGCGCGGACTGACCCGCTACGACCTCACCACGCCCTTCACGCTGCCCGCCAACAGCGTCATCACGCTGCCGTTCCTGACGCCGAAACTCACCAAGTTCGAACGCTATGTGGGCCTGGACACCTATTTCAACAGCGGCACCCAGGACGGCACCTTGAACCGTTTTTACCGCCTGGAAGCGGATCAGCGCCTTCCCGCCGGCCCCCTGACCGTGCGCGAGGACGGTCGTCTGGTCGGACAGACCAGCCTGCCCGACACGCGCGAGGGCGGCACCATCAACTTCAGCCTGGGCGAGGATCCCGATGTCGAATACACCCGCACGGCGCAGCTCGTCCGGCAGGATAAGGACACCAAGGGCAACGTCACCCGCACCACGTACAAGGTCACGTACGCCTTCGAGAGCAGCAAGGATCGCCCCATCCGCGCCGAGATCAGCGAGCGCATCGGCGGCCGGATCATCATCATCGACGCCCTGAGCCCCGTGCAGAACCAGGGCGTGGCCAGCCTGAAACTCGACATTCCCGCCAAGGGCAAGATCAGCAAGAGCTTCACCGTGGTGATCGCGAACAGCTGA
- a CDS encoding methylenetetrahydrofolate reductase has protein sequence MTARPETRISVELVPRSRSGLRAEIAQVVASLPGVDTVNVPDLTRYSLRSWLGCSYARPYHRAVPHLRAVDFNPREALPFLSSLDEHGITEVLVVTGDAPADMSARVYDQDAVDLIRRVRRDAPHLTVYAGLDPYRQSFARERDYLERKLDAGATGFFTQPFFDLRVMDAYSDLIPDGAQMWWGATSILTESSLNYWRARNHAVFPRTFTPTLECNRAFAADLLRFARERNQHAYFMPVKVDVLAYLEGIL, from the coding sequence TTGACCGCCCGGCCCGAGACGCGCATTTCGGTGGAACTCGTGCCCCGTTCGCGCAGCGGTCTGCGGGCCGAGATCGCCCAGGTGGTGGCGTCACTGCCTGGGGTGGACACCGTGAACGTGCCGGACCTGACGCGCTATTCACTGCGCTCGTGGCTGGGCTGCTCGTACGCCCGGCCCTACCACCGGGCGGTGCCGCATCTGCGCGCGGTGGATTTCAACCCACGCGAAGCCCTCCCCTTCCTGTCCAGCTTGGACGAGCACGGTATCACCGAGGTGCTGGTCGTCACGGGTGACGCCCCCGCGGACATGAGCGCGAGGGTGTACGACCAGGACGCCGTGGATCTCATCCGCCGCGTCCGGCGCGACGCTCCGCACCTGACCGTGTACGCCGGCCTCGATCCATACCGGCAGTCGTTCGCGCGGGAACGTGATTACCTGGAGCGCAAGCTGGACGCCGGCGCGACCGGGTTTTTCACGCAGCCGTTCTTCGACCTGCGCGTCATGGACGCCTACAGCGACCTGATTCCGGACGGCGCGCAGATGTGGTGGGGCGCGACGAGCATCCTCACTGAATCCAGCCTGAACTACTGGCGGGCGCGCAACCACGCCGTGTTTCCCCGGACGTTCACGCCCACGCTGGAGTGCAACCGCGCCTTCGCCGCCGACCTGCTGCGGTTCGCCCGCGAGCGAAATCAACACGCCTATTTCATGCCCGTGAAGGTGGACGTCCTGGCCTATCTGGAAGGCATTCTCTAA
- the metH gene encoding methionine synthase, protein MSTDIRAEAQKRILILDGAWGTQLQQAGLTEGDFRWDGADPLRMYRGNFDLLQLTRPEVIRAVHRAYFEAGADIASTNTFNSTVISQADYGTEDMARAMNVAGARLAREIADEFTARDGKPRWVAGSIGPTNRTATLSPDVERPEFRNVTYDDLVAAYTDAAEGLIEGGADLLLLETVFDTLNAKAALFACEEAFARTGKTLPIMLSGTITDASGRTLSGQTPEAFAISTSHANLFSLGLNCALGAELLRPHLREIAGSTDALVSVHPNAGLPNAFGEYDETPEQTAAVLGEFARAGLVNIVGGCCGTTPEHIRAIAEAVRDVAPRTAPLLPPVLRLSGLEPLKVTPELNFVNVGERTNVTGSPKFSKAILAGDFDAGLKIARQQVENGAQIVDVNFDEGMLDGEAAMVKFLNLLAGEPDISRVPLMLDSSKWEILEAGLKRVQGKAVVNSISLKDGEAKFLERARLLRRYGAAAVVMAFDEQGQADNLARRQEITARAYRLLTEQVGFPPQDIIFDPNVLTVATGIEEHDRYAIDFIEATRWIKANLPGALVSGGISNVSFSFRGNNHVREAMHAVFLYHAIRAGLDMGIVNAGMLAVYEDIEPELRDAVEDVILARRPDATERLLELADRYKGVKREVGAGSPWRDLPVQERLKHALVQGITDFVDADAEEAYRLLGSPLLVIEGPLMDGMNVVGDLFGAGKMFLPQVVKSARVMKRAVAYLTPYMEAEKQEAGGKGRVLLATVKGDVHDIGKNIVGVVLACNGYQVTDLGVMVQTDRILDEAERIGADVIGLSGLITPSLDEMVTVAREMTRRGLTLPLLIGGATTSRAHTAVKIDPAYPGPVVHVLDASRAVTTTADLLADPRAVQERVRVEYDALRERHGDRQIRLIPIEAARERAPILSPIVPPAPQELGRQIIDQPIAELLEFIDWTPFFIAWEMKGIYPNILSDPLRGEEARKLLADAQALLRRVIAEQLLTARGVIGLWPAERDGDDIAVQVGPDVPAGETLDFATHELAAGRESLPGVVHLHTLRQQREQTTPNVALADFIAPQGDHIGAFAVAIHGADELAAVFEAQHDDYNVILVKAMADRLAEAFAEKLHRDVRTRHWGYASGESLGTDDLIRERYDGIRPAPGYPAQPDHTEKRTLFRVLGAQEIGLELTESCAMWPAAAVSGLYFAHPDARYFAVGRIGRDQVEDYARRKGMALGEVERWLGPILAYDPARVPEVAR, encoded by the coding sequence GTGAGCACGGATATTCGCGCCGAGGCGCAGAAACGAATCCTGATTCTCGATGGTGCGTGGGGCACGCAGCTCCAGCAGGCGGGTCTGACGGAAGGCGATTTTCGCTGGGACGGTGCCGACCCGCTGCGGATGTACCGGGGCAACTTCGATCTGCTCCAGCTGACCCGTCCGGAGGTGATCCGCGCCGTGCACCGCGCGTACTTCGAGGCGGGGGCGGATATCGCCAGCACGAATACCTTCAACTCTACGGTCATCAGTCAGGCGGATTACGGCACGGAGGACATGGCCCGCGCGATGAACGTGGCCGGGGCGCGGCTGGCCCGTGAGATCGCGGACGAGTTCACCGCCCGCGACGGGAAGCCGCGCTGGGTGGCCGGGAGCATCGGGCCGACGAACCGCACGGCGACCCTCTCGCCGGATGTGGAGCGACCGGAGTTCCGCAACGTGACCTACGACGATCTGGTCGCAGCGTACACCGACGCGGCCGAGGGCCTGATCGAGGGCGGAGCCGACCTGCTGCTGCTGGAGACGGTGTTCGACACCCTGAACGCGAAGGCGGCACTGTTCGCCTGCGAGGAGGCCTTCGCGCGCACCGGGAAGACCCTGCCGATTATGCTGTCGGGCACGATTACGGACGCCTCGGGCCGCACCCTGAGCGGCCAGACGCCCGAGGCCTTCGCGATCAGCACCAGCCACGCCAACCTGTTCAGCCTCGGCCTCAACTGCGCGCTGGGGGCGGAACTGCTGCGCCCCCACCTGCGGGAGATCGCGGGCAGTACGGACGCGCTGGTGTCCGTCCACCCGAACGCGGGCCTGCCGAACGCCTTCGGCGAGTACGACGAGACCCCGGAGCAGACGGCGGCGGTGCTGGGCGAGTTCGCCCGGGCCGGACTGGTGAACATCGTGGGCGGCTGCTGCGGCACCACGCCCGAGCACATCCGCGCCATCGCGGAGGCCGTGAGGGACGTGGCGCCGCGCACCGCGCCCCTGCTGCCGCCCGTGCTGCGCCTGAGCGGACTGGAACCCCTGAAGGTCACGCCGGAGCTGAATTTCGTGAACGTGGGCGAGCGGACGAATGTGACCGGAAGCCCCAAATTCTCCAAAGCCATCCTGGCGGGCGACTTCGACGCGGGCCTGAAAATTGCCCGGCAGCAGGTCGAGAACGGCGCGCAGATCGTGGACGTGAACTTCGACGAGGGCATGCTCGACGGCGAGGCGGCCATGGTGAAGTTCCTGAACCTGCTGGCCGGCGAACCGGACATCTCGCGCGTGCCGCTGATGCTCGATTCGAGCAAGTGGGAGATCCTGGAAGCGGGCCTCAAGCGCGTGCAGGGCAAGGCGGTCGTGAATTCGATCTCGCTCAAAGACGGCGAGGCGAAGTTCCTGGAACGCGCCCGGCTGCTGCGGCGCTACGGCGCGGCGGCGGTCGTGATGGCCTTCGACGAGCAGGGGCAGGCAGACAACCTAGCGCGGCGCCAGGAAATCACGGCCCGCGCGTACCGGCTGCTGACCGAACAGGTGGGCTTCCCGCCGCAGGACATCATCTTCGACCCGAACGTGCTGACCGTTGCCACAGGCATCGAGGAGCACGACCGGTACGCCATCGACTTCATCGAGGCGACCCGCTGGATCAAGGCGAACCTGCCGGGCGCGCTGGTCTCGGGCGGGATCAGCAACGTCTCGTTCTCGTTCCGGGGCAACAACCACGTGCGCGAGGCGATGCACGCCGTCTTCCTGTACCATGCGATCCGCGCGGGGCTGGACATGGGCATCGTGAACGCCGGAATGCTGGCCGTATACGAGGACATCGAGCCCGAGCTGCGCGACGCCGTGGAGGATGTGATCCTCGCCCGTCGCCCGGACGCGACCGAGCGGCTGCTGGAACTCGCCGACCGCTACAAGGGCGTGAAGCGCGAGGTCGGTGCGGGCAGTCCGTGGCGTGACCTGCCCGTGCAGGAACGATTGAAACACGCCCTCGTGCAGGGCATAACGGACTTCGTGGACGCCGACGCCGAGGAAGCCTACCGCCTGCTGGGGTCGCCGCTGCTGGTCATCGAGGGGCCGCTGATGGACGGCATGAACGTCGTCGGGGATCTATTCGGGGCCGGGAAGATGTTCCTGCCGCAGGTCGTGAAGTCCGCCCGCGTCATGAAACGCGCCGTGGCGTACCTGACGCCCTACATGGAAGCCGAGAAGCAGGAGGCAGGTGGTAAGGGCCGGGTGCTGCTGGCGACCGTCAAGGGCGACGTCCACGACATCGGGAAGAACATCGTGGGCGTGGTGCTCGCCTGCAACGGCTATCAGGTCACGGATCTGGGCGTGATGGTGCAGACGGATCGCATTCTGGACGAGGCCGAGCGGATCGGCGCGGACGTGATCGGCCTGAGCGGACTGATCACCCCCAGCCTGGACGAGATGGTTACCGTGGCGCGCGAGATGACCCGCCGGGGCCTGACCCTTCCCCTGCTGATCGGCGGGGCGACCACCAGCCGCGCCCACACGGCCGTGAAGATCGACCCGGCCTATCCCGGTCCCGTGGTGCACGTGCTGGATGCCAGCCGCGCCGTGACGACCACGGCGGATCTGCTCGCCGACCCGCGCGCCGTGCAGGAGCGAGTGCGCGTGGAGTACGACGCCCTGCGCGAACGGCATGGCGACCGGCAGATCAGGCTGATTCCTATCGAGGCGGCGCGGGAACGTGCGCCCATCCTCTCCCCCATCGTCCCGCCTGCCCCGCAGGAGCTGGGCCGACAGATCATCGATCAACCCATCGCAGAACTGCTGGAGTTCATCGACTGGACGCCGTTCTTCATTGCGTGGGAGATGAAGGGCATCTACCCGAACATCCTGAGTGATCCCCTGCGTGGCGAGGAAGCCCGCAAGCTGTTGGCTGATGCCCAGGCGCTGCTCCGGCGCGTGATCGCCGAGCAGCTGCTGACCGCGCGTGGGGTGATCGGCCTGTGGCCCGCAGAGAGGGACGGAGACGACATCGCCGTGCAGGTCGGCCCGGATGTCCCGGCCGGTGAGACGCTGGACTTCGCGACCCATGAACTCGCTGCCGGTCGGGAATCGCTGCCTGGCGTGGTTCACCTGCACACCCTGCGCCAGCAGCGCGAGCAGACCACCCCGAACGTGGCACTTGCCGATTTCATCGCGCCACAGGGCGACCATATCGGCGCGTTCGCGGTCGCCATCCACGGTGCGGACGAACTGGCCGCCGTGTTCGAGGCGCAGCACGACGACTACAACGTCATCCTGGTGAAGGCCATGGCCGACCGGCTGGCCGAGGCCTTCGCGGAGAAGCTGCACCGCGACGTCCGCACCCGCCACTGGGGCTACGCGTCGGGCGAATCGCTGGGCACCGACGACCTGATCCGCGAGCGCTACGACGGCATCCGCCCCGCGCCCGGCTACCCCGCCCAGCCCGACCACACCGAGAAACGCACGCTGTTCCGCGTGCTCGGCGCGCAGGAGATCGGGCTGGAACTCACGGAATCCTGCGCCATGTGGCCGGCCGCCGCCGTGTCCGGCCTGTACTTCGCGCATCCGGACGCGCGGTACTTCGCGGTGGGCCGGATTGGCCGCGATCAGGTGGAGGACTACGCCCGTCGCAAGGGCATGGCCCTGGGCGAGGTGGAACGCTGGCTGGGGCCGATCCTTGCCTACGACCCGGCGAGGGTGCCCGAGGTCGCCCGTTGA
- a CDS encoding SDR family oxidoreductase: protein MSSAARPVTLITGSVGGIGTALAHLLAPAHDVILCGRDPGRLEALRAEVGGGTLVLDLERPETFGAAVAALGRVTNVVHNAGVVELGPVAAQGHEVWTRTLAVNTVAPAELTRVLLPRLREERGAVVFVNSGAGLSANAGWASYAASKFALRALAEALRAEEAPYGVRVGTVYPGRTATAMQARVRAQEGGVYTPEAYIEPLSVARAIQLMLDAPADAEFTDLTIRARPRV from the coding sequence ATGAGTTCTGCAGCGAGGCCCGTGACCCTGATCACCGGTTCGGTCGGCGGGATCGGCACGGCCCTGGCCCACCTGCTGGCGCCGGCACATGACGTGATTCTGTGCGGCCGTGATCCTGGTCGCCTGGAGGCGCTGCGGGCGGAGGTGGGCGGCGGGACACTCGTGCTCGATCTGGAGCGTCCGGAGACGTTCGGGGCGGCGGTGGCGGCGCTTGGACGCGTGACGAACGTGGTGCACAACGCCGGGGTCGTGGAGCTTGGGCCGGTGGCGGCGCAGGGGCACGAAGTCTGGACGCGCACGCTGGCGGTCAATACCGTCGCCCCGGCCGAGCTGACCCGCGTGCTGCTGCCCAGGCTCCGGGAGGAGCGGGGCGCCGTGGTGTTCGTAAATTCTGGCGCGGGCCTGAGCGCGAACGCGGGCTGGGCCTCGTACGCGGCCAGCAAGTTCGCGCTGCGTGCCCTGGCCGAGGCCCTCCGCGCCGAGGAGGCCCCGTACGGCGTCCGGGTGGGCACGGTGTACCCTGGCCGCACCGCGACGGCCATGCAGGCCCGCGTGCGTGCCCAGGAGGGCGGCGTCTACACCCCCGAGGCATACATCGAACCGCTCAGTGTGGCCCGCGCGATTCAGCTCATGCTCGACGCTCCCGCTGACGCGGAGTTCACCGACCTAACCATCCGGGCGAGGCCCCGCGTGTGA
- a CDS encoding NAD(P)/FAD-dependent oxidoreductase has protein sequence MSEGPTFDVIVVGAGPAGLSAALTLGRSRRRVLLLDGGPPRNAPVDAAHGLLTRDGIRPAALKAQALADLEPYGVDIRHELAREVRLVDGAFRVRIGLDWLRTRRLLFATGVRDVLPNVAGLRERWGTGVYHCPYCDGWEHHGKALGVYGRGQTGHHLALTVRAWSDRVTLLSDGPSLLTPAQCQDLERVGIRVREQSIRALTGQDGVCVSFHGAPPLALDAVFVSPEQEQGSSLPAALGCELNDRGRVVVDANGETSVPGVWATGDMTGAPQYVVHAAAVGMQAATCINTSLIHEDVRALGAAFHKGQLSE, from the coding sequence GTGAGCGAAGGGCCGACCTTCGACGTGATCGTCGTCGGGGCCGGGCCGGCCGGTCTGAGCGCCGCACTGACGCTGGGGCGCTCGCGCCGCCGGGTGCTGCTGCTCGACGGAGGGCCACCCCGCAACGCCCCGGTCGACGCCGCGCACGGCCTCCTCACCCGCGACGGCATTCGTCCCGCCGCCCTGAAAGCCCAGGCACTGGCCGATCTTGAACCCTACGGGGTCGACATCCGGCACGAACTGGCCCGCGAGGTTCGGCTGGTCGATGGCGCGTTCCGTGTGCGGATCGGGCTGGATTGGCTCCGCACCCGTCGCCTCCTCTTCGCCACCGGCGTGCGGGATGTCCTGCCGAACGTGGCTGGGCTGCGAGAACGCTGGGGAACCGGCGTGTACCACTGTCCGTACTGTGACGGCTGGGAGCATCACGGCAAGGCGCTGGGCGTCTACGGCCGGGGTCAGACTGGGCACCACCTGGCCCTGACCGTCCGGGCGTGGTCAGACCGCGTAACCCTGCTGAGCGACGGCCCCAGCCTGCTCACCCCGGCGCAATGCCAGGATCTGGAACGGGTGGGGATCCGGGTGCGGGAGCAGTCGATCCGCGCCCTGACCGGGCAGGACGGCGTCTGCGTGAGCTTCCACGGCGCGCCGCCCCTGGCCCTGGATGCCGTGTTCGTCTCGCCGGAACAGGAGCAGGGCAGCTCCCTGCCCGCCGCGCTGGGCTGTGAGCTGAACGACCGGGGCCGCGTGGTCGTCGACGCGAATGGCGAGACCAGCGTGCCGGGCGTGTGGGCCACCGGCGATATGACCGGCGCGCCCCAGTACGTGGTGCACGCGGCGGCGGTCGGCATGCAGGCGGCCACCTGCATCAACACCAGCCTGATCCACGAGGATGTCCGGGCCCTGGGCGCGGCCTTCCACAAGGGCCAGCTCTCCGAGTGA